In the genome of Croceimicrobium hydrocarbonivorans, one region contains:
- a CDS encoding T9SS type A sorting domain-containing protein, whose protein sequence is MRTFLFCLLSMGLGAQSQQLLSITNKNFSNSSWKFNNRILFSYDANGYPYLEDYEAWNGMVWENRQLKTQSNHSNGLVDTVYYERWDQINGGYTGFSKEQNYYNGNWEKDSLIVMQNISGPWIKDTRKVFQYDAGGLLEHVFTSDGDGADWKLTTKTDYYYNTNGQWDILRRSEWDSANATWAPKSEMHRYFDAIGNPIFEYEFIHRGSNLDTLRWHEYTYNSQALVQEDRYYIFIAGAFNPGTRRLFSYNANNRIDSVLHQVLKYNDTLWLDNSLAIYRYGPIVGLTELESKSLHVYPNPWHDILNIEGMAKGEKLIQIINSSGVLVKQKSTDAEELQLRLGHLPAGVYSIRVQAGGHISGASIIKL, encoded by the coding sequence ATGCGCACTTTTTTATTCTGTTTACTTAGTATGGGCTTGGGGGCCCAAAGTCAGCAATTACTCTCCATAACTAACAAGAACTTTTCGAATTCGAGCTGGAAGTTTAATAATAGAATCCTTTTTTCCTATGATGCTAATGGTTATCCGTATTTGGAAGACTATGAAGCTTGGAACGGAATGGTATGGGAAAATCGACAGCTAAAGACCCAGTCTAATCATAGTAATGGCTTGGTGGACACCGTATATTATGAGCGTTGGGATCAAATTAATGGGGGATATACCGGCTTTTCGAAGGAACAGAATTATTACAATGGCAATTGGGAAAAGGATTCCTTGATTGTAATGCAGAATATTAGCGGTCCATGGATTAAGGATACTCGTAAAGTATTTCAATATGACGCAGGTGGGCTGTTGGAGCATGTTTTTACCTCCGATGGCGATGGTGCTGATTGGAAATTAACCACTAAAACAGACTACTACTATAATACCAATGGCCAATGGGATATTCTCCGTCGTTCGGAATGGGACAGTGCCAATGCTACTTGGGCACCCAAAAGTGAGATGCATCGCTATTTTGATGCTATAGGAAACCCAATTTTCGAATATGAGTTTATCCACCGTGGCTCTAATCTGGATACACTACGCTGGCATGAGTATACTTACAATTCACAGGCTTTAGTACAGGAAGACCGCTACTACATTTTTATAGCTGGTGCCTTTAATCCTGGAACAAGACGCTTATTTAGCTATAATGCCAACAATCGTATTGATAGTGTTTTGCATCAAGTATTGAAGTACAATGATACCCTTTGGTTGGATAATAGCCTGGCCATTTACCGCTATGGCCCAATCGTGGGTTTAACAGAATTAGAGAGCAAGAGCTTGCATGTTTATCCCAATCCTTGGCATGATATCTTAAACATCGAGGGAATGGCAAAAGGGGAGAAGCTGATTCAAATTATCAATAGCAGCGGAGTTTTGGTTAAGCAGAAATCGACCGATGCAGAAGAACTTCAATTAAGACTTGGCCATTTACCGGCGGGTGTATATTCCATTCGGGTTCAGGCTGGTGGCCATATTTCAGGGGCCTCAATCATTAAGCTATAA
- a CDS encoding sigma-70 family RNA polymerase sigma factor, with translation MKDFQNFSDQNLLALVQSEANQLAFEELYARYWKSLLGLSLKLLDDPEISKDCVQEVFVSLWFRQQNPIKSPISDLRAFLFKAVRFQIANQMRGDRIKAEHIDLYANLDLDNRLEENLHAVDLQNQIDTLVQTMPNRTREVFILSRFQHQNNQEIAAALEISLSTVENHINKALRILREGLEKSGQLAFLLPFLLH, from the coding sequence ATGAAGGATTTCCAAAACTTTAGCGACCAAAATTTGCTGGCCCTGGTCCAATCGGAAGCCAATCAATTGGCTTTTGAGGAACTCTATGCTCGCTATTGGAAATCGCTGCTGGGCTTGAGTTTGAAGCTCTTGGATGATCCTGAAATTTCCAAGGACTGCGTACAGGAAGTTTTCGTTTCCCTTTGGTTTCGGCAGCAAAATCCGATTAAAAGTCCCATCAGCGATCTACGCGCTTTTCTCTTTAAAGCGGTACGTTTTCAGATTGCGAATCAAATGCGTGGAGATCGCATTAAAGCAGAGCATATAGACCTTTATGCCAACCTGGATTTAGACAATCGATTGGAGGAGAACCTGCATGCTGTAGATCTTCAAAATCAGATTGATACCCTGGTGCAAACTATGCCCAACCGAACCCGTGAGGTATTTATCCTGAGTCGTTTCCAACATCAAAACAATCAGGAGATTGCCGCGGCCTTGGAAATTTCTCTAAGCACGGTAGAAAATCATATCAATAAGGCGCTGCGCATTTTAAGAGAAGGTTTGGAAAAGTCGGGTCAATTGGCTTTCCTCTTGCCCTTTTTACTCCATTAA
- a CDS encoding FecR family protein: MRKTDLEKVFKNYSKARTSDREERNLAKFFAHYEKQVDESAVSDSYRNEMLKAIEAKIDGRTGKVRRLFPEWLKVAASVMILIAMAYGSFQIYDSQKQIQYAMASTERGQKTTLTLSDGSLIYLNAESSLKYPEFFNQDHREVWLEGEAFFEVARDESRPFIIHSQHAETTVLGTSFTVSDYADSEASVTVSTGKVRVFSAQLDSSLILVPNDRLILREQNMVLSQVNAAEQNAWYKGILRFDGARLESLVPKLERWYAVDFIVEDPELLNCAISGKFKNASLTSFLESLKFIHGLEYEFNDQDQVILKGKICK, translated from the coding sequence GTGCGAAAGACTGATCTCGAAAAAGTATTTAAGAATTACAGCAAGGCAAGAACCTCCGATCGAGAGGAGCGAAACCTAGCGAAGTTCTTTGCGCATTATGAAAAGCAGGTCGATGAAAGTGCGGTTTCGGACTCCTATCGAAACGAAATGCTTAAAGCCATTGAAGCTAAAATAGATGGACGCACAGGGAAAGTTCGAAGACTCTTCCCAGAATGGCTCAAGGTTGCGGCCTCTGTGATGATCTTAATCGCAATGGCTTATGGTTCGTTCCAGATTTATGATTCTCAGAAACAGATCCAGTATGCCATGGCATCCACCGAAAGGGGGCAAAAAACCACCTTGACCTTAAGTGATGGTAGTTTAATTTACCTCAATGCTGAAAGTAGCCTGAAGTATCCCGAATTTTTTAATCAAGATCATCGTGAAGTATGGCTGGAAGGAGAAGCCTTTTTTGAGGTGGCCCGAGATGAAAGCCGTCCCTTTATTATCCATTCCCAACATGCCGAAACGACCGTATTGGGAACTTCCTTTACGGTTTCAGATTATGCGGATTCAGAAGCATCGGTAACGGTGAGCACGGGGAAGGTGAGGGTTTTTTCAGCACAATTGGATAGCAGTCTCATCTTAGTCCCCAATGATCGATTGATCCTCAGGGAGCAGAATATGGTTTTGAGTCAGGTAAATGCCGCAGAGCAAAATGCCTGGTATAAAGGTATTCTTCGCTTTGACGGAGCCCGCTTGGAAAGCTTAGTTCCAAAATTGGAACGTTGGTATGCGGTAGACTTTATAGTAGAAGATCCGGAACTCTTGAATTGCGCTATTAGTGGGAAGTTTAAAAATGCCAGCCTGACAAGCTTCTTAGAAAGCTTGAAGTTTATTCATGGCTTGGAATATGAATTTAATGACCAGGATCAGGTCATTTTAAAGGGAAAAATATGCAAATAA
- a CDS encoding SusC/RagA family TonB-linked outer membrane protein, whose translation MDFTPYPFGIGRRLPVPKSSISFLLLLLFFSGGKVFGQNKGLEQMLAIKDASIKSCLEQIEAQSDYVFSYSADLKLDQIQVDFPQEAMKLSDCLEHLSAKHQLSFQIIGKNISVKQKNKSAEDPVKSSQIIKATGYIYDDQGLPLPGANIQSLDGRYGSATNALGYFSFNLTSDVDSLEVSFIGLQNQRFALDSQEVKLWMTAVNSDLDEVVVVGYRKQKRINLTTSVASVGSEELAKHEVPSLDQALIGRMAGVEVIQPTGDPGSSASFRIRGLKSIGAGSQPLIVVDGQPISDQSGIASLNPADISRVDVLKDAAATAIYGSRGANGVVLISTKSGKEGPTKFNFSVTQSYQSVLKQVELLDAYDFADSRNQAYRNSWIQQNPGQPVPTDPRDYGIPDYMLPYLEGKSGLTNTNWQDEIFQLAPMSRYNLSASGNSAGLLYFLSANYLKQEGLVKGSDYERFSFRSNFEGKFKSWLSYGLKLNPSYAIKNEVSSENYSDDGVVLIAQVADPFFPVREANGDLVLGGIYPETVGGPVENPVALATQIEDKTEEIRLIANTYLEIEPIRNLKIKTLLGTDLISRKYTYYRPSNLGQYRSAPPVSAVGKFQARRILNWVSENTLNYDFDWGAHQFNFLGGITAQSESAERGWMNGRGFPNDETFNINIADEINAGNNIDEWTLMSYLARLMYEFDNRYLLSASLRSDGSSRFGSNSRWGTFPSFSAAWRLSSEKFFPKLNWLNQLKFRGSIGETGNFSIPNYGSISLLGDYNYVFNNDRSLGIAPYTNPNVNLTWETTVMQDYGLDLNLFSNQLELSLDYYISNTSGMLLDVPVPAHSGFVSSLSNLGKSQNKGWDISLLHSYERKSFQWTNRLNFSTNKNKIIALGPGQEYLRTWYTSTEVGGELSAYWGYRSLGVLSQEDIEQGYPVRSDAMPGFTYRWEDVNGDGEITEEDKTILGSYFPDYTWSLASSLNYKNFDFSFLMQSVQGHEIFNYTRLWTTNPENWSPVLKEVYNNPDYVKPLKNQTDKNYQRSSVLIEDGSYIRIKNITLGYSLSKALLESLNLSNLRLYFSMENPFMFTDYTGTNPEVSSRNSNSLQLGIDYGNYPIARIFSMGANLSF comes from the coding sequence ATGGATTTTACCCCGTATCCCTTTGGTATTGGAAGGCGACTTCCGGTTCCTAAATCTTCAATTTCTTTTTTGCTGCTACTGCTCTTTTTCAGTGGGGGCAAGGTTTTCGGGCAAAACAAAGGTCTGGAGCAAATGCTTGCAATTAAAGATGCTTCTATTAAATCCTGTTTAGAACAAATCGAAGCGCAAAGCGACTATGTGTTTAGTTATAGTGCTGATTTAAAGCTCGATCAAATTCAAGTAGACTTTCCCCAAGAAGCCATGAAACTCAGTGATTGTTTGGAACATTTAAGTGCTAAACATCAATTAAGCTTTCAGATAATCGGGAAAAACATTTCCGTAAAGCAGAAGAATAAGTCGGCGGAAGACCCTGTAAAGTCCTCCCAAATAATCAAAGCCACAGGCTATATCTATGATGATCAGGGCTTGCCCTTACCTGGAGCTAATATTCAATCTTTGGATGGTCGCTATGGCAGCGCCACCAATGCATTGGGCTATTTTTCTTTTAATCTCACCAGCGATGTAGATAGCCTGGAAGTATCCTTTATCGGCCTGCAAAACCAGAGGTTTGCACTGGATAGTCAGGAAGTAAAACTTTGGATGACCGCTGTAAATTCAGATTTGGATGAAGTAGTGGTGGTAGGCTATCGTAAACAGAAACGCATCAACTTAACCACTTCGGTGGCATCAGTGGGCAGTGAAGAATTAGCCAAGCATGAAGTTCCCAGTCTGGATCAAGCTTTAATTGGCCGGATGGCCGGAGTGGAGGTAATTCAGCCCACCGGGGATCCCGGAAGTTCCGCATCCTTTCGTATTCGTGGATTAAAGTCGATAGGAGCCGGTTCGCAACCTTTAATTGTGGTAGATGGTCAGCCTATTTCCGATCAGAGTGGGATCGCATCTTTAAATCCTGCGGATATCAGCCGGGTAGACGTATTAAAGGACGCGGCGGCTACCGCAATTTACGGCTCTCGAGGTGCAAATGGCGTAGTGCTCATTAGTACTAAAAGCGGGAAAGAGGGGCCAACGAAATTCAATTTTTCGGTGACACAGAGCTACCAATCGGTTTTGAAGCAAGTAGAATTATTAGATGCCTATGATTTTGCCGATTCCCGCAATCAGGCCTATCGCAATAGCTGGATACAGCAAAACCCAGGACAGCCGGTGCCTACTGATCCCCGAGATTATGGAATTCCGGATTATATGCTGCCCTACCTCGAAGGCAAATCCGGTCTTACTAATACCAATTGGCAAGATGAGATTTTTCAACTGGCACCTATGTCGCGCTACAATCTCTCTGCTTCGGGAAATAGTGCGGGTTTGCTCTACTTTCTATCTGCCAATTATTTAAAGCAAGAGGGCTTGGTTAAAGGTTCGGATTATGAGCGCTTTAGCTTTCGTTCCAATTTTGAGGGGAAGTTTAAATCCTGGCTTAGCTATGGCTTGAAATTAAACCCTTCCTATGCCATTAAGAACGAGGTAAGCTCCGAGAATTACAGTGATGATGGAGTGGTATTAATCGCCCAGGTAGCCGATCCTTTTTTTCCGGTGCGAGAGGCCAATGGCGATTTGGTTTTGGGAGGCATTTATCCAGAAACCGTAGGTGGCCCGGTTGAAAATCCGGTGGCCCTTGCTACACAAATTGAGGATAAAACCGAAGAAATTCGACTGATCGCCAATACCTACCTGGAGATTGAACCCATCCGCAATTTGAAAATTAAGACCCTCTTGGGCACCGATCTAATTTCGAGAAAGTACACCTATTATCGTCCCTCCAATTTAGGTCAATACCGCAGCGCCCCGCCAGTAAGTGCGGTGGGGAAATTTCAGGCTCGACGAATTCTCAATTGGGTTTCAGAAAATACCCTGAACTATGATTTCGATTGGGGAGCGCATCAATTCAATTTTTTAGGGGGCATCACCGCCCAATCCGAATCTGCAGAACGAGGCTGGATGAACGGTAGGGGATTTCCGAATGATGAGACCTTTAACATCAATATTGCTGATGAAATAAATGCCGGGAATAATATTGATGAATGGACCTTAATGTCTTACCTGGCGCGCTTGATGTACGAATTCGATAATCGCTATTTACTTTCTGCATCGCTGCGCAGTGATGGTTCTTCGCGTTTCGGATCCAATAGCCGCTGGGGAACCTTTCCTTCATTTTCCGCTGCTTGGCGATTGAGCTCCGAGAAGTTCTTTCCGAAATTGAATTGGCTCAATCAATTAAAGTTTCGGGGCAGTATTGGTGAAACCGGAAACTTTTCCATCCCCAATTATGGCTCTATCTCCTTATTAGGGGATTACAATTATGTCTTTAATAATGATCGCAGCTTAGGCATCGCCCCCTATACTAATCCTAATGTAAATCTCACTTGGGAAACCACGGTAATGCAAGATTATGGCCTCGACCTTAATCTCTTTAGCAATCAGCTAGAGCTTAGCCTTGATTATTACATTTCTAATACCTCCGGGATGTTATTGGATGTGCCAGTTCCTGCCCATTCTGGCTTTGTGAGTTCTTTGTCGAATTTGGGAAAATCGCAAAACAAAGGTTGGGATATTAGCCTTTTGCATAGCTATGAGCGTAAAAGTTTCCAATGGACCAATCGCTTGAATTTCAGTACTAACAAAAACAAAATTATCGCTTTGGGGCCTGGGCAGGAGTACCTCCGTACCTGGTATACTTCTACCGAAGTGGGAGGCGAATTAAGTGCCTATTGGGGCTATCGCAGTTTAGGAGTGCTCAGTCAGGAGGATATTGAGCAGGGATATCCTGTGCGCTCCGATGCCATGCCGGGTTTTACCTATCGCTGGGAAGATGTTAATGGGGATGGTGAAATCACCGAGGAAGACAAAACTATTTTGGGAAGCTATTTCCCGGATTATACCTGGAGTTTGGCCAGTAGCCTGAATTATAAAAACTTCGATTTCAGCTTTCTGATGCAATCGGTGCAAGGCCATGAAATCTTCAATTATACCCGCTTATGGACTACCAATCCAGAGAATTGGAGCCCAGTATTAAAAGAAGTGTACAACAATCCGGATTATGTGAAACCACTTAAAAATCAAACCGATAAAAACTATCAGCGCAGTAGCGTATTAATCGAAGATGGTTCCTATATCCGGATTAAGAATATTACCCTCGGCTACAGTCTCAGTAAAGCCCTTTTAGAAAGCTTGAATTTGAGTAATCTGCGCCTCTACTTTTCAATGGAGAACCCTTTTATGTTCACGGATTATACCGGAACCAATCCCGAAGTGAGCTCCAGGAATAGCAATAGCCTGCAATTGGGCATTGATTATGGGAATTACCCTATCGCTCGAATTTTCTCCATGGGAGCTAATCTGTCATTTTAA
- a CDS encoding RagB/SusD family nutrient uptake outer membrane protein — MRKYLLVIGLALSLVACEKDFLDRHPKTQMNAANFYRNRDDLNYALTAAYASLASDGQYGYNFMHLMEIRSDNSSLADYSRSGRRYGDIDFFTLSSENAVLEQSWRSCYNGINRCNLVLDHLASIPDMSEAEKAQRKGEALFIRSLSYFNMLRLWGEVPLILSETTDPMQSFQQKRKPVAEVYALLVSDLEEAQSLLTAKAEESGRATRGAAQALLAKVHLSQGAYAAAVQSLKPLIGTYRLLDDYAQVFALSNENNEEVIFSIQYKGGLNGLGSKFANLCAIDLSLVGNGSAYGDNLPSEDLIKSYSTNDRRLGVNIDSLFGVPYCKKYIESVPANFEGDKNFIVLRYADVLLMLAEAINELGYQSDPTGNQTEAFIYLNAIRLRAGLSPLNSSDLADQNAFREAVFKERRKELAFENHRWFDMIRSGKASAVSQVASTQGPIQTYFDYKNLYPIPEREIITVNNSAYMWQNPGY; from the coding sequence ATGAGGAAGTATCTATTAGTTATCGGATTGGCCTTAAGCCTTGTAGCTTGCGAGAAGGATTTCTTGGATCGCCATCCTAAAACCCAAATGAATGCGGCTAATTTTTACCGCAATCGAGATGATTTAAATTATGCTCTTACGGCGGCTTATGCCAGCTTAGCCAGTGATGGTCAGTATGGCTACAATTTTATGCATTTGATGGAGATCCGATCCGATAATTCAAGTCTCGCTGATTATTCGCGTAGTGGGCGGCGTTATGGCGATATTGACTTTTTTACGCTCAGCTCCGAGAATGCAGTATTGGAGCAAAGCTGGCGCTCTTGTTATAATGGTATTAATCGTTGCAATCTGGTTTTAGATCACCTGGCTTCTATTCCGGATATGTCAGAAGCGGAGAAAGCCCAGCGCAAAGGAGAAGCCTTGTTTATTCGTTCGCTCAGCTATTTTAATATGCTACGTTTATGGGGGGAGGTTCCCTTAATTCTTAGTGAAACCACGGATCCCATGCAGAGCTTCCAGCAAAAGCGCAAGCCGGTAGCTGAGGTTTATGCCTTATTGGTATCCGATCTGGAGGAGGCTCAGTCCTTATTAACTGCAAAAGCCGAAGAGTCTGGAAGGGCAACCCGTGGTGCGGCCCAAGCCTTATTGGCTAAGGTGCATTTAAGTCAGGGTGCTTATGCGGCGGCGGTACAAAGCTTAAAACCCTTAATTGGTACGTATCGATTGCTGGACGATTATGCGCAGGTTTTCGCCCTTTCGAATGAGAATAATGAGGAAGTAATTTTTTCCATTCAATACAAAGGTGGCCTCAATGGATTGGGGAGCAAATTTGCCAACTTATGTGCCATTGATCTAAGTTTGGTGGGTAATGGCTCAGCTTATGGAGACAATTTACCCTCGGAGGATTTGATTAAATCCTACAGCACTAATGATCGTCGATTAGGCGTAAATATCGACAGCCTTTTTGGCGTGCCTTATTGCAAGAAATATATAGAGTCGGTACCAGCCAATTTTGAGGGCGATAAGAACTTCATTGTACTACGCTATGCTGATGTTTTACTGATGTTAGCAGAGGCCATCAATGAACTAGGCTATCAAAGCGATCCTACTGGCAATCAAACAGAAGCCTTCATTTATCTCAATGCAATTCGCCTGAGAGCGGGATTAAGTCCATTAAACTCTAGTGACCTAGCCGATCAAAATGCCTTTCGTGAAGCGGTGTTTAAGGAACGTCGCAAGGAATTAGCTTTTGAGAATCATCGCTGGTTTGACATGATCCGCAGTGGAAAGGCATCGGCGGTAAGCCAGGTGGCCTCTACCCAAGGACCTATCCAAACTTATTTTGACTATAAAAATTTATACCCCATCCCCGAAAGGGAAATTATTACGGTAAACAACTCGGCTTATATGTGGCAAAACCCGGGCTATTAA
- a CDS encoding T9SS type A sorting domain-containing protein, whose product MKKGKLLFAVLAFWATGMSAQIDSMELRNFGTPLEKHLYQYDAAQNIIEDLVYEYSSSSNTWLLSLKYTPMNYDANGNYAEKYKFVYNSGAWDTLNHYVYAYDADGNQTQMKNYEKNGAIWDAVEGYNHSYDLFDRRTSTIRVQWDGKYKFRLRVYSGHDAKKNHTIYRETYNSATPSGGTDRSNFDLMMALVEADITWKNSASDPDWWYGYTQAFTYTNNDQNESQERVTGKPENTYQDKYKWERTYDANGTILSEVAFEWNGADPNSGTWNAPSDSLTYHYYVTSGVGLNEWAMDLHFYPNPVQDRMQIEAIGAANLQIFDMSGVKVKELHLNGNQEIDLADLKAGLYLIRLEDQASTFQGRFVKL is encoded by the coding sequence ATGAAAAAGGGAAAATTACTATTTGCGGTTCTTGCTTTTTGGGCAACTGGCATGAGCGCTCAGATAGACAGCATGGAGCTCCGGAATTTCGGTACTCCGCTGGAAAAACATCTGTATCAATACGATGCGGCACAGAACATTATTGAGGACCTCGTTTACGAATATTCCAGCAGCTCGAATACCTGGCTTTTAAGCCTTAAGTACACTCCCATGAACTACGATGCCAATGGCAATTATGCTGAGAAGTACAAATTTGTGTACAACTCTGGCGCTTGGGATACCTTAAACCATTATGTGTATGCCTACGATGCTGATGGCAACCAAACCCAGATGAAGAACTACGAAAAGAACGGTGCAATCTGGGATGCTGTGGAAGGTTATAATCATAGTTACGATCTGTTTGATCGCAGAACCAGTACCATTCGTGTACAGTGGGATGGGAAGTACAAATTCCGTTTACGGGTGTATTCGGGGCATGATGCCAAAAAGAACCACACTATTTACCGTGAGACCTATAATTCTGCGACACCTAGCGGAGGTACCGATCGTTCGAATTTCGACCTTATGATGGCTTTGGTAGAAGCTGATATCACCTGGAAGAATAGTGCATCGGATCCGGATTGGTGGTATGGTTATACTCAGGCTTTTACCTACACTAATAATGACCAGAATGAGAGTCAGGAAAGAGTAACAGGGAAACCAGAAAACACCTATCAGGATAAATACAAATGGGAGCGGACCTATGATGCCAATGGGACCATCCTTTCTGAAGTGGCTTTCGAATGGAATGGTGCAGATCCCAATTCTGGAACCTGGAATGCGCCTAGTGATAGCCTTACTTACCATTATTATGTGACCTCAGGGGTAGGATTAAATGAATGGGCAATGGATCTCCATTTTTATCCTAATCCGGTTCAAGATCGTATGCAAATTGAGGCCATAGGTGCAGCAAACTTGCAAATTTTTGATATGAGCGGTGTAAAGGTTAAGGAGCTTCATTTGAATGGAAACCAAGAAATAGACCTGGCCGACTTAAAAGCTGGTTTGTATTTAATTCGTTTGGAAGATCAAGCTTCGACCTTCCAGGGACGATTTGTAAAACTTTAA
- a CDS encoding glycerophosphodiester phosphodiesterase family protein, translated as MKKYLSLILLVLAYAYSNAQVRSPRNAEELKALFLNAESEQILVCAHRGDWRNAPENSLQAVQNCMEMGVDIVEVDIRKTKDDQLILMHDRSLDRTTTGKGKISDWLLADIKDLRLKNGAGMKTDHKVPTLEELMLLIKGKPILVNLDKAWDNLPLAYAVLKKTGTLNQAIFKGNEPLFKMREQWGAYMDSIMYMPMVWPEHHSIYKRDSIQSPRAYTQGFYTNFKPVAFEVIIESENSSVLEAMTLMKDQQTSIWINTLWSELCAGHYDDLAQYDPELHWGWVIKAGAQVIQTDRPAKLLDYLRTKGLHP; from the coding sequence ATGAAAAAATACCTGAGCTTAATTCTCTTAGTTCTTGCTTACGCTTACAGTAATGCTCAAGTTCGAAGTCCTCGAAATGCAGAGGAACTAAAAGCCTTGTTTTTAAACGCTGAATCTGAGCAAATTCTGGTTTGTGCCCATCGGGGTGATTGGCGTAATGCGCCCGAAAACTCCTTACAAGCGGTGCAAAATTGTATGGAGATGGGAGTAGATATTGTAGAGGTAGATATTCGCAAAACCAAGGACGATCAATTAATCTTAATGCACGATCGCAGTTTGGATCGAACCACTACCGGAAAGGGGAAGATTAGCGATTGGCTTTTGGCTGATATTAAAGATCTGCGCCTAAAAAATGGGGCCGGAATGAAAACAGATCATAAGGTTCCCACATTAGAAGAATTAATGCTCTTAATTAAAGGGAAGCCCATTTTGGTAAATCTCGATAAAGCTTGGGATAATTTGCCTTTGGCTTATGCGGTCCTTAAAAAAACAGGTACTCTTAATCAGGCTATATTTAAAGGAAATGAGCCTTTGTTTAAGATGCGGGAACAATGGGGTGCTTATATGGATAGTATCATGTATATGCCCATGGTGTGGCCAGAACATCATAGCATTTACAAACGCGATTCCATCCAAAGTCCGCGCGCTTATACCCAGGGTTTCTATACCAACTTTAAGCCCGTAGCCTTTGAGGTGATTATCGAAAGTGAGAATTCTTCCGTTTTGGAAGCGATGACTTTAATGAAGGATCAGCAGACCAGTATTTGGATAAATACCCTATGGTCTGAATTATGTGCCGGCCACTACGATGATCTGGCGCAGTATGATCCGGAATTGCATTGGGGTTGGGTGATTAAAGCCGGGGCGCAGGTGATTCAAACCGATCGACCGGCCAAACTGCTGGATTATCTACGGACTAAAGGTTTGCATCCTTAA
- a CDS encoding LytR/AlgR family response regulator transcription factor, with product MKCIIVEDQIPAQRILKHYLQDYPEWQLLASFTDALQAKEFLQKEEVDLIFLDIHLPRLSGMDFLRNLKTHPAVILTTAFPDYALESYEFKVIDYLMKPIAPERFAQAMDKYHSLHKSAEPEYSFFVKSGYENIAVSSKELLYIASDMDYTELHLKDKTVLSKETLNYWEQKLGDHGFQRVHKSYLINLEQILEVRSTVLILKNDLEIPIGRAYKEAFRERINL from the coding sequence ATGAAGTGCATTATAGTTGAAGATCAAATCCCCGCCCAGCGCATCCTGAAGCATTATTTACAGGATTACCCAGAATGGCAATTGCTAGCCAGCTTTACCGATGCCTTGCAAGCCAAGGAGTTTTTACAGAAGGAGGAGGTAGACTTAATCTTTCTCGACATCCACCTCCCCCGTCTATCAGGCATGGACTTTTTACGCAATCTGAAAACACATCCCGCGGTAATCCTCACCACCGCCTTTCCGGATTATGCTTTAGAGAGCTATGAGTTTAAGGTAATCGACTACCTGATGAAACCCATTGCCCCCGAGCGTTTTGCTCAGGCCATGGATAAATATCATTCACTACATAAAAGTGCAGAACCGGAATATTCCTTCTTCGTAAAAAGTGGCTATGAAAATATTGCAGTGAGCAGCAAAGAGCTTCTCTATATTGCCTCAGACATGGATTATACCGAGCTGCATCTTAAGGATAAAACCGTGCTCAGCAAGGAAACCTTAAACTATTGGGAGCAGAAATTAGGCGACCATGGCTTTCAAAGAGTCCATAAATCTTACCTCATAAATCTGGAGCAAATTTTGGAAGTTCGTAGTACGGTACTTATCCTTAAAAACGATTTGGAAATTCCTATTGGTCGGGCCTATAAAGAAGCCTTCCGAGAACGTATCAACCTATAA